Proteins encoded within one genomic window of Kibdelosporangium phytohabitans:
- the uvrA gene encoding excinuclease ABC subunit UvrA: MADRLVVRGAREHNLRSVDLDLPRDSLIVFTGLSGSGKSSLAFDTIFAEGQRRYVESLSAYARQFLGQMDKPDVDFIEGLSPAVSIDQKSTSRNPRSTVGTVTEVYDYLRLLYARAGKPHCPTCGEAISKQTPQQIVDQVLALEEGTKFQVLAPVIRSRKGEYIDLFQTLQSQGYSRARVDGVVHPLGEVPKLKKQEKHDIAVVIDRLTVKKSAKQRLTDSVETALRLADGLVVLEFVDLDENDPHRDRGFSENLACPNGHPLAIEDLEPRSFSFNSPYGACTSCSGLGVRMEVDPELIVPDDELSLGAGAIAPWAGGQTAEYFTRLLTSLAESVGFRMDTPWRRLPAKAQKAVLHGTNDQVHVRYKNRYGRERSYYASYEGVIPFLERRQEQTESDAMRERYEGYMREVPCPACQGTRLKPEILAVTLNHKSQGDLSIADVCAMSVSDCSEFLEGLKLGQRETMIAGAVLKEIQARLRFLLDVGLDYLSLDRGSATLSGGEAQRIRLATQIGSGLVGVLYVLDEPSIGLHQRDNHRLIETLTRLRDLGNTLIVVEHDEDTIRTSDWVVDIGPGAGEHGGKVVHSGPVSKLLKNKESMTGAYLSRRKEIPVPEIRRPIDRKRQLTVVGAREHNLRGLDVSFPLGCLVSVTGVSGSGKSTLVNDILAQVLANKLNGARQVPGRHTRVNGLAHLDKLVRVDQSPIGRTPRSNPATYTGVFDNIRKLFAQTTEAKVRGYQPGRFSFNVKGGRCEACAGDGTIKIEMNFLPDVYVPCEVCKGARYNRETLEVHYKGKTISEVLDMPIEEGAEFFKPITSIHRHLKTLVDVGLGYVRLGQPAPTLSGGEAQRVKLASELQKRSTGKTVYILDEPTTGLHFEDIRKLLGVINGLVDKGNTVIVIEHNLDVIKCSDWIVDMGPEGGSGGGTVVAEGTPEDLADVKESYTGQFLRQVLEV, from the coding sequence GTGGCCGACCGTCTCGTGGTTCGCGGTGCCCGCGAGCACAACCTGCGGAGCGTCGATCTCGACCTGCCGAGGGACAGCCTCATCGTGTTCACCGGGCTGTCCGGGTCCGGGAAATCGAGCCTGGCGTTCGACACCATCTTCGCCGAGGGGCAGCGCAGGTATGTCGAGTCGCTGTCGGCGTACGCCCGGCAGTTCCTCGGCCAGATGGACAAGCCGGATGTCGACTTCATCGAGGGCCTCTCGCCCGCGGTGTCCATCGACCAGAAGTCGACGAGCCGCAACCCGCGGTCGACTGTGGGCACAGTCACCGAGGTGTACGACTACCTGCGTCTGCTCTACGCACGCGCGGGCAAGCCGCACTGCCCCACGTGTGGCGAGGCGATCAGCAAGCAGACGCCGCAGCAGATCGTCGACCAGGTCCTCGCGCTGGAGGAGGGCACGAAGTTCCAGGTCCTCGCGCCGGTCATCCGCAGCCGCAAGGGCGAGTACATCGACCTGTTCCAGACGCTGCAGTCGCAGGGCTACTCCCGCGCCCGGGTCGACGGCGTCGTCCACCCGCTCGGCGAGGTCCCCAAGCTCAAGAAGCAGGAGAAGCACGACATCGCGGTCGTGATCGACCGGCTGACGGTGAAGAAGAGCGCCAAGCAGCGGCTGACCGACTCGGTCGAGACCGCGCTGCGCCTCGCCGACGGCCTGGTCGTGCTGGAGTTCGTCGACCTCGACGAGAACGACCCGCACCGCGACCGCGGTTTCTCCGAGAACCTGGCCTGCCCCAACGGCCACCCGCTGGCGATCGAGGACCTGGAGCCCCGGTCGTTCTCGTTCAACTCGCCGTACGGCGCGTGCACGTCCTGCTCGGGCCTCGGTGTCCGGATGGAGGTCGACCCCGAGCTGATCGTGCCGGACGACGAGCTGTCGCTGGGCGCGGGCGCGATCGCGCCGTGGGCGGGCGGGCAGACGGCCGAGTACTTCACCCGGCTGTTGACCTCGCTGGCCGAGAGCGTCGGCTTCCGGATGGACACGCCGTGGCGGCGGCTCCCGGCGAAGGCGCAGAAAGCGGTCCTGCACGGCACGAACGACCAGGTGCACGTGCGCTACAAGAACCGCTATGGCCGTGAGCGGTCCTACTACGCCAGTTACGAGGGCGTGATCCCGTTCCTGGAGCGCCGCCAGGAGCAGACCGAGTCCGACGCGATGCGCGAGCGCTACGAGGGCTACATGCGGGAGGTCCCGTGCCCCGCGTGCCAGGGAACGCGCCTCAAGCCGGAGATCCTCGCGGTCACGCTGAACCACAAGTCCCAGGGCGACCTGTCGATCGCGGACGTCTGCGCGATGAGCGTGTCCGACTGCTCGGAGTTCCTCGAAGGACTCAAGCTCGGCCAGCGCGAGACCATGATCGCGGGCGCGGTGCTCAAGGAGATCCAGGCGCGGCTGCGGTTCCTGCTCGACGTCGGGCTGGACTACCTGTCGCTCGACCGCGGCTCGGCCACCCTGTCCGGCGGTGAGGCGCAGCGGATCCGGCTGGCCACGCAGATCGGCTCCGGCCTGGTCGGCGTGCTGTACGTGCTGGACGAGCCGTCGATCGGCCTGCACCAGCGTGACAACCACCGGTTGATCGAGACGCTGACCCGGCTGCGGGACCTGGGCAACACGCTCATCGTCGTCGAGCACGACGAGGACACGATCCGGACGTCGGACTGGGTGGTGGACATCGGCCCCGGCGCCGGCGAGCACGGCGGCAAGGTCGTGCACTCCGGGCCGGTGTCGAAGTTGTTGAAGAACAAGGAATCCATGACCGGGGCGTACCTGTCCCGGCGCAAGGAGATCCCGGTTCCGGAGATCCGCAGGCCGATCGACCGCAAGCGGCAGCTGACCGTGGTCGGCGCGCGTGAGCACAACCTGCGCGGCCTGGACGTGTCGTTCCCGTTGGGCTGCTTGGTCTCGGTGACCGGGGTGTCCGGCTCCGGCAAGTCCACGCTGGTCAACGACATCCTCGCGCAGGTGCTGGCGAACAAGCTCAACGGCGCGCGGCAGGTGCCGGGCAGGCACACCAGGGTCAACGGCCTCGCCCACCTGGACAAGCTGGTGCGGGTGGACCAGTCGCCGATCGGCCGCACCCCGCGGTCCAACCCGGCGACGTACACCGGCGTGTTCGACAACATCCGCAAGCTGTTCGCGCAGACGACCGAGGCGAAGGTCCGCGGCTACCAGCCGGGCCGGTTCTCGTTCAACGTCAAGGGCGGGCGCTGCGAGGCGTGCGCGGGTGACGGCACGATCAAGATCGAGATGAACTTCCTGCCGGACGTGTACGTCCCCTGCGAGGTCTGCAAGGGCGCCCGGTACAACCGGGAAACCCTCGAGGTGCACTACAAGGGCAAGACCATCTCCGAGGTCCTCGACATGCCGATCGAGGAGGGCGCCGAGTTCTTCAAGCCGATCACCTCGATCCACCGGCACCTCAAGACCCTGGTGGACGTCGGCCTCGGCTACGTCCGGCTCGGCCAGCCCGCGCCGACGCTGTCCGGCGGCGAGGCGCAGCGCGTGAAGCTGGCCAGCGAGCTGCAGAAGCGCTCGACCGGCAAGACGGTGTACATCCTGGACGAGCCGACGACCGGTCTGCACTTCGAGGACATCCGCAAGCTGCTCGGCGTGATCAACGGACTGGTGGACAAGGGCAACACGG
- a CDS encoding acyltransferase family protein: protein MTTTLSATDAEATPPPRRSTRRISWDILRVFAVFAVVVEHITHQSQINHPELGGYLFSLPLQFGASTMLVISAFFVCVTIGRHRWLWNRIARLVPAYLVAVVATYAVSRIAVTVFNGYAYADGSWLFGVPVSGTPTPYPWYLPTGHDLVGNLLMVQAWAPSFHWIDAAYWTLPVQIVAFAIAAFLFPRKWLNTRNAPVWLWSLVIVPVVLRFTVRGDDAPQWVKSVFDGLALHRVHLFGVGIAVWLWSTGRLRGWHLGVYIAAALVAQDAHAYFSDTPSTIAFGVVLLLVCAAAGGPDWDILLVRRLAPAITWLAGISFGVYLVHQELGFILARALLDVGAPPFERFAASFAMAVVLGWLLTKFVERPMHRLLTQSQAGKAGRSPASPVPSPRPISQASTVGAGPPTSGESLAAASSQSR from the coding sequence GTGACTACCACACTTTCTGCGACCGACGCGGAGGCCACGCCGCCTCCCAGACGGTCGACGCGCCGGATCAGCTGGGACATCCTGCGGGTGTTCGCCGTGTTCGCCGTCGTGGTCGAACACATCACCCACCAATCCCAGATCAACCACCCTGAGCTGGGCGGGTACCTCTTCTCTTTACCGCTTCAGTTCGGTGCCAGCACCATGCTGGTGATCTCCGCCTTCTTCGTGTGCGTCACCATCGGCCGTCATCGCTGGCTGTGGAACCGGATCGCCCGCTTGGTTCCCGCGTACCTCGTCGCTGTCGTCGCCACCTACGCCGTCTCGCGGATCGCCGTGACCGTCTTCAACGGCTACGCGTACGCGGACGGTAGTTGGCTGTTCGGCGTGCCTGTTTCCGGCACGCCCACCCCGTATCCGTGGTATCTGCCCACTGGGCACGACCTGGTCGGCAACTTGCTCATGGTCCAGGCTTGGGCGCCCAGCTTCCACTGGATCGACGCCGCCTACTGGACCCTGCCCGTCCAGATCGTCGCGTTCGCCATCGCCGCGTTCCTCTTCCCGCGCAAGTGGCTCAACACGCGCAACGCCCCGGTTTGGCTGTGGTCGTTGGTGATCGTTCCTGTGGTGCTGCGGTTCACCGTCCGCGGTGACGACGCCCCACAGTGGGTCAAGTCCGTGTTCGACGGTCTCGCGTTGCATCGCGTGCACTTGTTCGGTGTGGGTATCGCCGTCTGGTTGTGGTCGACCGGTCGGCTGCGTGGCTGGCATCTCGGCGTCTACATCGCCGCCGCGTTGGTCGCGCAGGACGCGCACGCGTACTTCAGCGACACGCCGTCCACGATCGCCTTCGGTGTCGTGCTGCTTCTCGTCTGCGCCGCCGCTGGTGGGCCTGACTGGGACATTCTTCTTGTACGCAGGCTCGCGCCTGCCATCACGTGGCTCGCCGGCATCTCCTTCGGCGTCTACCTCGTCCACCAGGAGCTCGGGTTCATCCTCGCCCGCGCGTTGCTGGACGTCGGCGCCCCGCCGTTCGAGCGGTTCGCCGCGTCGTTCGCCATGGCCGTCGTGCTCGGCTGGCTGCTCACCAAGTTCGTCGAGCGGCCGATGCACCGCCTGCTGACTCAGAGCCAGGCCGGTAAGGCCGGCAGGTCTCCCGCCAGCCCGGTGCCGTCTCCTCGCCCGATCAGCCAGGCCAGCACGGTCGGCGCCGGTCCGCCCACGTCCGGGGAGTCCTTGGCCGCCGCCAGTTCCCAGTCGCGCTGA
- a CDS encoding MBL fold metallo-hydrolase → MDVVENYTGHVDPGGAAARRTLEKLTISKLSVGPMDNNAYLLVCNASREALLIDAANDPERIEDLIGHDRNRPRLRTIVTTHQHPDHWQALGAIAGANGANTVAHALDADPLPVPPDVFVKHGDTIEVGECTLEVIHLRGHTPGSIALLYRDPSGHPHLWTGDSLFPGGPGRTTNPEDFNSLINDLEARIFGELPDDTWFYPGHGDDSTLGEERPKLDEWRSRGW, encoded by the coding sequence GTGGACGTTGTCGAGAACTACACGGGTCATGTGGATCCAGGCGGCGCGGCCGCCAGGCGCACCCTCGAGAAGCTGACGATAAGCAAGCTGTCCGTCGGGCCGATGGACAACAACGCGTACCTCCTGGTCTGCAACGCCAGCAGGGAAGCGTTGTTGATCGACGCGGCGAACGATCCGGAGAGGATCGAAGACCTCATCGGACACGACCGCAACCGCCCAAGGCTGCGAACGATCGTGACGACCCACCAACACCCCGACCACTGGCAAGCCCTCGGCGCCATCGCGGGCGCGAACGGCGCGAACACAGTGGCCCACGCCCTCGATGCTGACCCCCTACCAGTACCCCCTGACGTGTTCGTGAAACATGGCGACACGATCGAGGTGGGCGAATGCACACTGGAAGTGATCCACCTGCGAGGCCACACCCCCGGCTCGATCGCCCTGCTCTACCGCGATCCCAGCGGCCACCCGCACCTGTGGACCGGCGACTCCCTGTTCCCCGGCGGTCCTGGGCGGACAACAAACCCAGAAGACTTCAACAGCCTGATCAACGACCTGGAGGCACGGATCTTCGGCGAACTGCCGGACGACACGTGGTTCTACCCCGGCCACGGGGACGACTCGACCTTGGGCGAAGAGCGCCCCAAGCTCGACGAGTGGCGTTCTCGCGGCTGGTGA
- a CDS encoding helix-turn-helix domain-containing protein: MSIEAIFWALNKAPIPGDRRDASSLAIVLVGLANHADPDGKNAFPAVSTLVRYTRLSERSVQYALRALEDLGLIKPSDPEIVAAYVKRADRRPKGWDLVIHSGAQTLHPAEQHEVQTRHDGVQTTTSRGAELAPEPSLNRPKNRPSRERTQQGARVPVPCGQCDARPRDPISARVVWLDAERSRSRMCPRCHPNALLEASR; encoded by the coding sequence GTGAGCATCGAAGCAATCTTCTGGGCGCTGAACAAGGCACCCATCCCAGGCGACCGTCGCGACGCGTCCAGCCTCGCGATCGTCCTCGTCGGCTTGGCCAACCATGCGGACCCAGACGGCAAGAACGCCTTTCCAGCCGTCTCCACCTTGGTCCGCTACACCCGCCTGTCGGAGCGGTCGGTGCAGTACGCCTTGCGCGCGCTGGAAGACCTCGGGCTCATCAAACCGTCCGACCCGGAGATCGTAGCCGCCTACGTGAAGCGAGCTGATCGGCGTCCGAAGGGCTGGGACCTGGTTATCCACAGCGGGGCGCAGACACTGCACCCCGCTGAACAACACGAGGTGCAAACTCGGCACGACGGGGTGCAAACAACGACGTCACGGGGTGCAGAGCTTGCACCCGAACCTTCCCTTAACCGTCCAAAGAACCGTCCTTCGCGCGAGCGCACCCAGCAGGGCGCTCGCGTGCCTGTGCCGTGCGGCCAGTGCGACGCTCGGCCCAGAGACCCGATCTCCGCCAGGGTCGTGTGGCTCGACGCGGAGCGGAGCCGGTCGCGCATGTGTCCTCGTTGCCATCCGAACGCCCTGCTGGAGGCAAGCCGATGA
- a CDS encoding type I restriction-modification system subunit M, whose protein sequence is MTLASPAQAHAQTNALVSKLWNYCNVLRDNGLSTIEYVEQLSYLLFLKMADEIASDPFTEQEAKTVVPAPYDWQSLVRLKGIDLEVHYRKTLEVLAKNPGTTLGTIFAKSQNRITEPALLEKLVVDLIGKEDWTIQGTDLKGDAYEGLLAKGAEDTKTGAGQYFTPRALIDAMVDVMQPQPDDTITDPACGTGGFLIAAHHYIRENHMRDLSREQRLALGSGKIWGNELVTGTARLAAMNMLLHGIGDADGRSLITVGDALAEQPRRHASLVLANPPFGKKSAITVVGTDGKAEREDISYERDDFRATTTNKQLNFLQHIMSLLEMDGRAAVVLPDNVLFEGGAGEKVRRRLLEEFDLHTILRLPTGIFYAGGVKANVLFFEKKPPRSGGAPNTSKLWVYDFRTAKHFTLKQHPLGRADLDEFVEAYLPGKPRNERVESERFKSFDYEELIARDKVNLDITWMKDPALDDADSLLPPEVIAQEIVEDLQAALSEFAAIAEALGGEVPADIDAISPDEAG, encoded by the coding sequence GTGACCCTCGCATCCCCCGCCCAGGCTCACGCCCAGACCAACGCGCTGGTCTCCAAGCTCTGGAACTACTGCAACGTCCTTCGGGACAACGGTCTGTCCACTATTGAGTACGTCGAGCAGCTCTCGTATTTGCTCTTCCTCAAGATGGCTGATGAGATTGCCTCCGACCCGTTCACCGAGCAAGAGGCAAAGACAGTCGTACCGGCGCCGTACGACTGGCAGTCGCTCGTCCGCCTCAAGGGTATCGATCTTGAAGTCCATTATCGCAAAACCCTCGAAGTTCTCGCGAAGAACCCTGGAACCACCCTCGGCACGATCTTCGCCAAGTCGCAGAACCGGATCACCGAGCCTGCACTCCTCGAAAAGCTTGTTGTCGACCTGATCGGCAAGGAGGACTGGACGATCCAGGGCACGGATCTCAAGGGCGATGCGTACGAGGGTCTGCTCGCTAAAGGCGCTGAAGACACCAAGACCGGGGCTGGCCAGTATTTCACGCCCCGTGCACTCATCGACGCCATGGTCGATGTGATGCAACCGCAGCCCGACGACACGATCACCGACCCTGCCTGCGGCACTGGTGGCTTCCTCATCGCCGCGCACCACTACATCCGCGAGAATCACATGCGGGATCTCTCCCGCGAGCAGCGCCTCGCGCTCGGGTCCGGCAAGATCTGGGGCAACGAGCTGGTCACCGGGACGGCCCGCCTCGCCGCCATGAACATGCTGCTGCACGGAATTGGTGACGCCGACGGCCGCTCCCTTATCACCGTAGGTGATGCCCTCGCCGAACAGCCTCGCCGGCATGCCTCGCTCGTCCTCGCCAACCCGCCGTTTGGCAAGAAGTCCGCGATCACTGTGGTCGGCACGGACGGCAAGGCGGAGAGGGAAGATATCTCCTACGAGCGGGATGACTTCCGTGCCACCACGACCAACAAGCAGCTCAACTTCCTTCAGCACATTATGTCTCTGCTGGAAATGGACGGCCGAGCGGCTGTTGTCCTCCCGGACAACGTGCTCTTCGAAGGCGGTGCGGGCGAGAAGGTGCGCCGCCGTCTGCTTGAAGAATTCGACCTGCACACCATCCTGCGTCTGCCCACCGGCATCTTCTACGCGGGCGGTGTCAAGGCAAACGTCCTGTTCTTCGAAAAGAAGCCGCCCCGCAGCGGCGGCGCGCCCAACACCTCGAAGCTCTGGGTGTACGACTTCCGTACTGCCAAGCACTTCACTCTCAAGCAGCACCCGCTGGGCCGAGCGGATCTGGACGAGTTCGTCGAGGCGTACCTGCCAGGCAAACCGCGCAACGAGCGGGTGGAGTCGGAGCGCTTCAAGTCCTTCGACTACGAGGAACTCATCGCTCGTGACAAGGTCAACCTCGACATCACCTGGATGAAGGACCCCGCCCTCGACGACGCCGATAGCCTGCTGCCGCCCGAGGTAATCGCGCAGGAGATTGTAGAGGACCTACAGGCTGCGCTGAGCGAGTTCGCAGCCATCGCGGAGGCCCTCGGTGGTGAAGTTCCAGCCGACATCGATGCGATCTCGCCAGATGAAGCAGGGTGA
- a CDS encoding restriction endonuclease subunit S produces MTLPTGWTWATLGDVARWGSGGTPKSGVSRYYGGDIPWVVSGDLNDEPIRASTSTITTEGLNSSSAKWVPEGSVLIAMYGATIGKLAITERPLTTNQAVAFATPNENLIDKKFLFWYLRAQREDLRKTGKGGAQPNISQAILKAWPIPIPPLAEQNQIVENLEGQLSRLDAASSLVASCANRFKALLPRVMQAELRQTGAPMVQLSELADVRLGRQRSPKNHTGDQMRPYLRAANVSWQGLALDDVNKMNFTDKEAEIYRLHAGDIILSEASGSPGEVGKPAIWNNEIEDCCFQNTLIRVRPREGVNPQFLLHFLRSEALSGEFRKGVRGVGIHHLGSAKLAAWKVPLPSRAEQIRIVERLDAKVSNLESVRAFLSGPNGSLSRARVLRQAILNRAFTGNIVPQNPADEPASVLLDSIRAERESKVGKAKHISRRPRKAEATTDIPPAPATAVQQELPL; encoded by the coding sequence GTGACACTTCCGACTGGGTGGACCTGGGCCACATTGGGTGATGTAGCTAGGTGGGGCAGCGGCGGAACCCCCAAGAGTGGCGTCTCTCGCTACTACGGTGGAGATATCCCTTGGGTAGTCAGCGGCGACCTGAACGACGAGCCAATACGCGCATCCACATCAACCATCACCACTGAGGGCCTGAACTCAAGCTCTGCAAAATGGGTTCCCGAGGGGTCCGTCTTGATTGCCATGTACGGCGCGACGATCGGTAAGCTAGCTATTACCGAACGGCCACTCACCACCAATCAAGCAGTAGCGTTCGCAACTCCAAACGAGAATCTTATCGACAAAAAATTTCTATTTTGGTACTTGCGGGCACAGCGCGAAGACCTCAGAAAAACCGGAAAAGGTGGGGCGCAGCCAAATATCAGCCAGGCAATCCTAAAGGCATGGCCCATCCCCATCCCGCCACTCGCGGAGCAGAACCAAATCGTCGAAAACCTCGAAGGTCAACTCTCACGTCTCGACGCCGCCAGCAGCCTAGTTGCGTCATGCGCTAACCGCTTCAAAGCCCTGTTGCCTCGAGTTATGCAAGCAGAACTGCGTCAGACTGGGGCACCTATGGTGCAGCTTTCCGAGCTTGCAGACGTGAGACTAGGCAGGCAAAGATCCCCCAAAAATCATACAGGCGACCAGATGCGCCCGTACCTTCGCGCCGCGAACGTCAGTTGGCAGGGACTCGCACTAGACGATGTCAACAAAATGAATTTTACAGATAAAGAGGCAGAGATCTATCGTCTACATGCGGGAGATATTATTCTTAGCGAGGCATCCGGCAGCCCTGGCGAAGTGGGAAAACCCGCCATCTGGAACAATGAAATCGAAGACTGCTGTTTTCAGAACACCCTAATCCGCGTGCGCCCCCGAGAGGGTGTTAACCCGCAGTTTTTGCTTCACTTCTTGCGAAGTGAGGCGCTAAGTGGAGAATTTCGCAAAGGCGTGCGCGGTGTAGGAATCCATCATCTCGGCTCTGCAAAACTAGCGGCATGGAAAGTTCCCCTTCCTTCCCGCGCGGAACAGATTCGGATTGTGGAGAGGCTGGACGCGAAAGTCTCCAATCTGGAGAGCGTTCGCGCTTTTCTGAGCGGACCTAACGGTTCTTTGAGTCGGGCACGCGTGCTACGTCAGGCAATTCTCAACCGTGCCTTCACCGGTAATATTGTCCCGCAGAATCCCGCCGACGAGCCCGCATCCGTGCTCCTCGACAGTATTCGCGCTGAGCGTGAGTCCAAAGTTGGCAAGGCCAAACATATTTCCCGGCGACCCCGCAAGGCCGAGGCCACCACAGACATTCCGCCCGCACCCGCCACCGCCGTTCAGCAGGAGCTTCCGCTGTGA